In one Winogradskyella sp. MH6 genomic region, the following are encoded:
- a CDS encoding UDP-2,3-diacylglucosamine diphosphatase yields MNLKRKVEIAVISDVHLGTFGCHAKQLLTYLNSIEPKKLILNGDIIDIWQFKKRYFPKSHLSVIKKIMDFAANGTEVIYITGNHDEMLRKFTDTEIGNISIVNKVVLDLDGKKAWFFHGDVFDISIQNAKWLAKLGGWGYDLLILMNSLVNWGLEKLGKERYSLSKRIKNSVKGAVKYISDFEKVATDLAIENGYDYVVCGHIHQPKMLIKENKNGKTTYLNSGDWVENFTALEYQFKRWKVYNYNNDKLSPFFADEELKDMDVKDLIAAITIVEQPKKKKSK; encoded by the coding sequence TTGAATTTAAAACGAAAAGTTGAAATAGCAGTTATATCAGATGTTCATCTTGGCACATTCGGATGCCATGCAAAACAGCTATTGACCTATTTAAACAGCATAGAACCAAAGAAGCTTATTCTAAATGGTGATATTATAGATATTTGGCAATTTAAGAAACGGTACTTTCCAAAATCACATCTCAGCGTCATCAAAAAAATAATGGACTTTGCTGCCAATGGTACTGAAGTGATTTATATTACTGGAAACCATGATGAAATGCTAAGAAAGTTTACCGATACTGAGATTGGCAACATTTCAATAGTCAATAAAGTAGTATTAGATTTAGATGGAAAAAAAGCATGGTTTTTTCATGGTGACGTTTTTGATATTTCTATACAAAATGCCAAATGGCTTGCTAAATTAGGAGGTTGGGGATACGATCTTTTAATTTTAATGAATAGCCTAGTGAATTGGGGATTAGAAAAGCTTGGAAAAGAGCGATATTCCCTTTCTAAACGCATTAAAAACAGCGTTAAAGGTGCTGTAAAATACATTAGCGATTTTGAAAAAGTTGCTACAGATTTAGCCATAGAAAATGGGTATGACTATGTGGTTTGTGGCCATATACATCAACCAAAAATGTTGATTAAAGAAAATAAAAACGGGAAAACGACTTACTTAAATTCTGGTGATTGGGTAGAAAACTTTACCGCTTTAGAATATCAGTTTAAACGCTGGAAAGTCTATAACTATAATAATGATAAACTTTCTCCATTCTTTGCCGATGAAGAACTAAAAGATATGGATGTAAAAGATCTCATTGCTGCCATTACTATAGTTGAGCAACCTAAAAAGAAAAAATCAAAGTAG
- the aroC gene encoding chorismate synthase, producing the protein MAGNSFGKLFKLTTFGESHGVAIGGIIDGCSSGLELDFDAIQNELDRRKPGQSKIVTQRKEPDTVEFLSGIFEGVTTGTPIGFVIKNTNQKSKDYSHIKDVYRPSHADYTYDKKYGVRDYRGGGRSSARETASRVVAGAIAKQMLSSIKINAFTSSVGDIFIDKPYQDLDFSKIESNIIRCPDEASAEKMIAKVQEVKKQGDTIGGTITCVLQNVPVGLGEPVFDKLHAELGKAMLSINAVKGFEYGSGFCGAKMKGSEHNDKFNEDGTTQTNLSGGIQGGISNGMDIYFRVAFKPVATTLQKQETINSKGETVEMQGKGRHDPCVVPRAVPIVEAMAALVLADYILLRRQESNDWK; encoded by the coding sequence ATGGCAGGAAATTCTTTCGGAAAACTATTTAAACTTACCACATTTGGGGAGTCTCATGGTGTTGCAATTGGTGGAATTATTGATGGTTGTTCTTCGGGTTTAGAGTTAGATTTTGATGCAATTCAGAATGAATTAGATCGTCGCAAACCAGGACAATCTAAAATTGTAACACAACGCAAAGAACCAGATACTGTAGAGTTTCTTTCAGGTATTTTTGAAGGTGTAACCACAGGAACTCCAATTGGTTTTGTTATAAAAAACACCAATCAAAAGTCTAAGGATTATTCGCATATCAAAGATGTATATCGACCAAGTCATGCTGATTATACCTATGATAAGAAATACGGAGTAAGAGATTACAGAGGAGGAGGAAGGAGTTCTGCACGCGAAACAGCAAGTAGAGTAGTAGCAGGAGCTATTGCTAAGCAAATGTTGTCTTCTATTAAAATTAATGCCTTCACATCTTCGGTTGGAGATATTTTTATAGATAAACCTTATCAGGATTTAGATTTTAGTAAAATTGAATCTAATATCATCCGTTGTCCTGATGAAGCTTCTGCAGAAAAAATGATTGCCAAAGTGCAAGAAGTAAAGAAACAAGGTGATACTATTGGCGGAACCATTACTTGTGTATTGCAAAATGTACCTGTTGGTTTAGGTGAACCTGTTTTTGATAAACTTCATGCTGAGTTAGGTAAAGCTATGCTATCTATAAACGCAGTAAAAGGCTTCGAGTACGGAAGCGGCTTTTGCGGAGCAAAAATGAAAGGTAGTGAACACAACGATAAGTTTAATGAAGACGGAACCACACAAACTAACCTGTCTGGTGGCATACAAGGTGGTATAAGTAATGGGATGGATATTTACTTCAGAGTTGCTTTTAAGCCTGTTGCTACAACATTACAAAAACAAGAAACCATAAATAGTAAAGGAGAAACGGTTGAAATGCAAGGCAAAGGTCGACACGATCCTTGTGTGGTACCGAGAGCTGTTCCTATTGTAGAAGCTATGGCTGCTTTGGTTTTGGCGGATTACATACTCCTGCGAAGGCAGGAGTCTAACGATTGGAAATAA
- a CDS encoding dicarboxylate/amino acid:cation symporter: MKKLALHWKIIIGMVLGIIFGFIMNAVSGQQFVTDWIAPFGTIFINLLKLIAVPLILASLIKGISDLKDISKIRDMGLRTISIYIGTTLIAIIIGLSIVNVVQPGTGMPEDTIEKIKQKYENDAGVTDKLAKASAQKDAGPLQPLVDIFPSNIFQAMGEAKMLQVIFFALFVGISLLLIGEKKAKPMIDIFDSLNEVVMKMVDLIMLFAPYAVFALMANVIIAFDDTEILLKLLQYALCVVVGLILMIGFYLLLIKVFTKKSPMWFLNRISPAQLLAFSTSSSAATLPVTMERVEEHLGVDKEVSGFVLPVGATVNMDGTSLYQGIAAVFIMQVIWPEGLTFTNQLVIVLTALLASIGSAAVPSAGMVMLVIVLESIGFPAELLPIGLALIFAVDRPLDMCRTVVNVTGDATVSMMVAKSLDKLHEPKPKEWDDNYEAVK, from the coding sequence ATGAAGAAACTCGCATTACATTGGAAGATTATTATAGGAATGGTTCTCGGAATTATTTTCGGGTTTATTATGAATGCTGTAAGTGGTCAGCAATTCGTAACCGATTGGATTGCACCATTCGGAACGATATTTATTAATCTTTTAAAGTTAATTGCAGTTCCATTAATACTAGCATCTCTAATTAAAGGAATTTCAGATTTAAAGGATATTTCTAAAATTAGAGATATGGGTTTACGAACTATCTCAATCTATATTGGTACTACGTTGATAGCAATTATCATAGGGCTTTCAATAGTAAATGTTGTTCAGCCAGGAACTGGCATGCCAGAAGATACAATTGAAAAAATTAAACAGAAGTATGAAAATGATGCTGGTGTTACAGATAAACTAGCAAAGGCAAGTGCTCAAAAAGATGCTGGTCCTCTTCAGCCTTTAGTTGATATTTTTCCGAGTAACATTTTTCAGGCTATGGGTGAAGCTAAAATGCTTCAAGTTATATTTTTCGCATTGTTTGTGGGAATTAGTTTGCTTTTAATTGGTGAAAAGAAGGCCAAACCCATGATAGATATTTTTGATTCGCTCAATGAAGTCGTAATGAAGATGGTTGATCTAATAATGTTGTTTGCCCCTTATGCTGTTTTTGCACTTATGGCAAATGTCATTATAGCTTTTGATGATACCGAAATTTTATTAAAACTGCTTCAATACGCATTATGTGTGGTGGTTGGTTTAATATTAATGATAGGTTTCTATTTGTTGTTGATTAAAGTTTTTACAAAAAAATCACCAATGTGGTTTCTTAATAGAATAAGTCCTGCGCAATTATTAGCATTTTCAACCAGTAGTAGTGCTGCTACATTACCTGTAACTATGGAACGTGTAGAAGAACATCTAGGTGTAGATAAAGAAGTTTCTGGGTTTGTATTACCAGTAGGAGCAACAGTTAATATGGATGGAACAAGCTTATATCAAGGGATTGCTGCTGTATTTATTATGCAGGTGATTTGGCCAGAAGGTTTAACCTTTACCAACCAATTGGTTATTGTATTAACGGCTCTTTTGGCATCAATAGGAAGTGCTGCTGTACCAAGTGCTGGTATGGTAATGTTGGTAATTGTTTTAGAATCTATTGGGTTCCCTGCCGAATTATTACCTATTGGATTAGCCTTAATTTTTGCAGTAGACAGACCTTTGGATATGTGTAGAACGGTTGTAAACGTAACTGGTGATGCTACAGTTTCTATGATGGTAGCTAAATCTTTAGATAAACTTCATGAACCTAAGCCTAAAGAATGGGATGATAATTACGAGGCCGTAAAATAG
- the gshB gene encoding glutathione synthase, translating to MNICFIMYPWDKIDPENDTSLALIKECSKRGHGVAMCTPANLTIRDSVTNAFCNVIGRMDKVPSTLKSFYNKVKLREEMLPLAGFDAIFFRANPPLDPIMLNFLDSVKDDVFIINSLEGMREANNKLYTAAFGDAHSNIIPNTHVSKNKKYLVRQIKESKADKMIIKPLNGFGGSGVILIEKSAMSNINSLLDFYISNSDGTSNYVILQDYIEGADQGDVRILMLNGEPVGAMKRIPGSDDHRSNVSAGGSIAKHSLTKEEKALCKQIGPKLVKDGLYFVGIDVIGGKLVEVNVMSPGGITYINKVYKNKTKVEEKVIDFLESKVLDQLQAFDRRTRLRKTVDEA from the coding sequence ATGAATATTTGCTTTATAATGTATCCTTGGGATAAAATAGATCCTGAAAATGATACGAGTCTGGCCTTAATAAAAGAATGTTCTAAAAGAGGTCATGGTGTAGCTATGTGTACACCAGCCAATTTAACCATTAGAGATAGTGTTACCAATGCGTTTTGTAATGTCATTGGTAGAATGGATAAAGTGCCTTCTACACTTAAATCATTTTATAATAAAGTAAAATTAAGAGAGGAAATGCTTCCTCTTGCTGGGTTTGATGCTATTTTCTTTAGAGCAAATCCGCCCTTGGATCCAATAATGCTTAATTTTTTAGACTCAGTAAAGGATGATGTATTCATTATAAATTCTTTAGAAGGCATGCGTGAGGCTAATAACAAGCTATATACAGCTGCTTTTGGAGATGCACACAGTAATATCATTCCAAATACACATGTTTCAAAAAATAAAAAATATTTAGTTAGACAGATTAAAGAATCTAAGGCAGATAAGATGATAATTAAACCACTCAATGGTTTTGGTGGTTCTGGTGTTATTTTGATTGAAAAATCAGCCATGAGTAATATTAATTCACTTTTAGATTTCTATATCTCTAATTCTGATGGTACTTCTAACTATGTTATTCTACAAGACTACATAGAAGGTGCTGATCAAGGAGATGTAAGGATTTTAATGCTTAATGGAGAGCCCGTTGGAGCTATGAAACGTATTCCTGGTTCAGATGACCATCGTTCTAACGTTTCTGCTGGAGGAAGTATAGCCAAGCATAGTTTAACCAAAGAAGAAAAAGCCTTATGCAAACAAATAGGACCAAAATTAGTAAAGGATGGCTTATACTTTGTTGGTATCGATGTTATAGGTGGAAAATTAGTTGAAGTTAATGTAATGTCACCTGGTGGAATCACATACATCAATAAAGTTTACAAAAATAAAACTAAGGTTGAGGAAAAAGTGATTGACTTTTTAGAAAGCAAAGTCTTAGACCAGTTACAAGCTTTTGATAGACGTACTAGGCTTCGTAAAACGGTTGATGAGGCATAA
- a CDS encoding sulfurtransferase produces the protein MNILKASTSLVSVKWLNTNLNTENLIILDATINKQIENNSERIPKARFFDIKQKFSDTNARFPSTLPSMEQFKTEARALGINNDSFIVVYDDKGIYSSARAWWLLKTFGFKNVAVLDGGLPEWKEQNFPIETYKKEPIEKGNFKASFLPELMTDFKGVNQFSKDTKTLILDARSEARFNCLVDEPRQGLRRGTIPNSKNLPYTELFNGNILKSKEELLKIFDNLVEETTRMVFSCGSGITACILALAATQCGYENLVVYDGSWTEYGTLT, from the coding sequence ATGAATATATTAAAAGCTAGTACATCGTTAGTTTCGGTGAAATGGTTAAACACTAACTTAAACACTGAGAACTTAATAATCCTTGATGCTACAATAAACAAACAGATAGAAAATAATTCTGAAAGAATTCCTAAAGCTCGTTTTTTTGATATAAAGCAAAAGTTTAGTGATACCAATGCAAGGTTTCCAAGTACTTTACCAAGCATGGAGCAATTTAAAACTGAGGCAAGAGCTTTGGGTATTAATAATGATTCTTTCATCGTCGTTTATGATGATAAAGGTATTTACTCAAGCGCAAGAGCTTGGTGGCTTTTAAAAACTTTTGGTTTTAAAAATGTAGCAGTTTTAGATGGTGGCTTGCCAGAATGGAAAGAGCAAAATTTTCCTATTGAAACATATAAGAAAGAACCTATTGAAAAAGGAAACTTTAAAGCTAGTTTTCTACCAGAATTAATGACCGATTTTAAAGGAGTTAATCAATTTTCAAAAGACACTAAAACTTTAATTTTAGATGCTCGTTCAGAAGCTAGATTTAATTGCTTAGTCGATGAGCCAAGACAAGGCTTAAGACGCGGTACTATCCCTAACTCCAAAAACTTACCATACACAGAATTATTTAATGGTAATATTTTAAAATCTAAAGAAGAACTTTTAAAAATCTTTGATAACTTAGTAGAAGAAACAACAAGGATGGTGTTTAGTTGTGGTTCAGGTATTACAGCTTGTATTTTAGCTTTAGCTGCAACGCAATGCGGTTATGAAAATTTAGTTGTTTATGATGGCTCATGGACAGAATATGGAACTTTAACCTAA
- a CDS encoding N-formylglutamate amidohydrolase, producing the protein MERLSIKAIVAKIEAEETFHAVSDDYSFTLKIDEYVPYVCGAVHDGHQFRKDLWDNCLHSEYDRWYEEDPETKNMVISHPILISGCDSRFEYDLNRDPENAVFDTAWGKQLWKNPLPEAEKAKSLQKHANFYKVVKVLISKIEEKFGVCVVYDMHSYNWQRWDREVPTWNLGTSNIDNNRFGEQVESWRQMLASIELPNNIKQTAKINDTFQGNGYFLKFITNTFENTLVLATEIAKVYCDEYKQVIYPEVVAAVEQQLKTLIPKHAEEFHRKFKA; encoded by the coding sequence ATGGAGCGACTTTCAATAAAAGCTATTGTAGCAAAAATAGAAGCAGAAGAAACCTTTCATGCAGTTTCTGATGATTATTCATTTACACTAAAAATAGATGAATATGTACCTTATGTCTGTGGTGCTGTACATGATGGACATCAATTTAGAAAAGACCTTTGGGATAATTGCCTGCACTCTGAATATGATAGATGGTACGAGGAAGATCCTGAAACTAAAAATATGGTTATTTCCCATCCAATTTTAATATCTGGTTGTGATTCTCGTTTTGAATACGATCTTAATCGCGATCCCGAAAATGCAGTTTTTGATACCGCTTGGGGAAAACAACTATGGAAGAATCCATTACCAGAAGCAGAAAAAGCAAAAAGTTTGCAAAAACATGCTAATTTTTACAAAGTCGTAAAGGTTCTAATCTCTAAAATTGAAGAAAAGTTTGGTGTATGTGTAGTTTATGATATGCATAGCTATAATTGGCAACGTTGGGATAGGGAAGTACCAACTTGGAATTTAGGAACATCAAATATTGATAATAATCGTTTTGGAGAGCAAGTAGAATCCTGGAGACAAATGCTTGCTAGTATTGAATTGCCAAATAACATTAAACAGACTGCGAAAATTAACGACACCTTCCAAGGAAATGGATATTTCTTAAAATTCATTACCAATACTTTTGAAAATACTTTAGTTTTGGCAACCGAAATAGCAAAGGTGTATTGCGATGAGTATAAGCAGGTTATTTACCCTGAAGTTGTTGCAGCAGTAGAGCAGCAATTAAAAACACTCATACCAAAGCATGCAGAAGAATTTCACAGAAAGTTTAAAGCCTAA
- a CDS encoding flavohemoglobin expression-modulating QEGLA motif protein, with translation MSQIKTTEEFQDLFDIDANLNRLVKNIELLNYINPQNIAAEKKKFFSAKYNYEPEFNYPKMRFNGYKLHRLFFSQRLERIDDDDIRQLYEDIIYEYSGLIECIETIGQGRKFYFNSLKSFGTPTEKDLENAKFILRFDDSEFDEEMLPLYNASEAKDYFAEFSKRYDFKYNIKISNHLSAAAMVLNNTQTLVLRKSHKYSLNQLKVLTNHEIGVHMVTTFNGLEQPLKVFSNGLPNNVETQEGLAVFSEFMSDCLTIDRLKELAFRVIAVDSLNKGYNFSDTFHLLHNQHKLNRDKAFAITLRVHRGGGFTKDHLYLRGIRNIYKYAKAGNDLGILLTGKVSQEYIPTMNKLIDLGLAVKPKYFTDAYAVNDNSNPNLDFILKSLK, from the coding sequence ATGTCCCAAATTAAGACAACAGAAGAATTTCAAGATTTATTTGATATTGATGCCAATCTCAATCGGTTGGTAAAGAATATTGAATTACTCAATTATATAAATCCTCAGAACATTGCCGCCGAAAAGAAAAAGTTTTTTTCTGCAAAATATAACTACGAGCCAGAGTTTAATTACCCAAAGATGCGATTTAATGGCTATAAGTTACATCGCCTATTTTTCTCTCAACGCTTAGAGCGTATAGATGATGACGATATTAGACAGCTATACGAAGATATTATTTACGAATATTCTGGTTTGATAGAATGTATTGAAACTATTGGTCAAGGACGTAAGTTTTACTTCAATAGTCTTAAAAGCTTTGGTACACCCACGGAGAAAGACTTAGAGAATGCAAAATTTATTCTTCGTTTTGATGATTCTGAATTTGATGAAGAGATGCTACCGCTGTACAATGCAAGCGAAGCAAAAGATTACTTTGCTGAATTTTCTAAGCGTTACGACTTTAAGTACAACATAAAGATTTCTAATCATCTTTCTGCAGCTGCTATGGTGTTGAATAATACGCAAACTTTAGTATTACGAAAAAGCCATAAATACAGTTTAAATCAACTTAAAGTATTAACCAATCATGAGATTGGTGTCCATATGGTAACTACCTTTAATGGTCTAGAACAACCATTAAAAGTGTTTTCTAATGGTTTACCAAATAATGTTGAAACACAAGAAGGTTTAGCAGTATTTTCTGAGTTTATGAGTGACTGTCTTACTATAGATCGTTTAAAAGAGTTAGCATTTAGGGTCATAGCTGTAGATAGTCTTAATAAAGGCTACAATTTCTCAGATACATTTCATTTGTTGCATAACCAGCATAAATTAAATAGAGACAAAGCTTTTGCAATAACTCTAAGAGTGCATAGAGGAGGTGGATTCACAAAGGACCATTTATACCTTAGAGGTATTAGAAACATTTACAAATATGCTAAAGCTGGAAATGATTTAGGAATTTTGTTAACAGGTAAGGTAAGTCAAGAATATATACCAACAATGAATAAATTAATAGATTTAGGTTTGGCAGTAAAACCTAAATATTTCACGGATGCCTATGCGGTAAATGACAATTCTAATCCCAACTTAGATTTTATTTTAAAGAGCCTGAAGTAA
- a CDS encoding thiol-disulfide oxidoreductase DCC family protein, which yields MENILKDKQLILFDGVCNLCNSSVLYVIKRDKENKFLFAPLQSNVGKSITDQFKIDTNKIDSILLYNPVKEKVYSKSTAALHVAKQLNLPTSLMTVFFIVPPFIRNWVYDYVAKNRYKWYGKKEACMIPTPELKAKFLM from the coding sequence ATGGAGAACATTCTAAAAGACAAACAACTCATACTCTTTGATGGTGTATGCAATCTTTGCAACAGTAGTGTTTTGTACGTTATTAAACGAGATAAAGAGAATAAATTTTTATTCGCACCACTTCAAAGTAATGTTGGTAAATCTATAACTGATCAATTTAAAATAGATACAAACAAAATAGACTCTATTCTTCTTTACAATCCTGTTAAGGAAAAAGTCTATTCAAAATCTACTGCTGCTTTACATGTTGCCAAACAGCTTAACCTTCCTACCAGTTTAATGACTGTTTTTTTTATTGTACCTCCTTTTATAAGAAATTGGGTGTATGATTATGTTGCTAAAAACCGATATAAATGGTATGGTAAAAAAGAGGCCTGTATGATACCAACACCAGAATTAAAAGCTAAATTTCTTATGTAA
- a CDS encoding tetratricopeptide repeat protein codes for MIFRIIVLIVLCFSSSLFAQRQAKIDSLKKELSKSKMNMQRFHILNHLWNENINNRIEESLSFSEDMINLGEVLKIDTIIGFGLERKAVTYSYMNKFDSSNVYFNKALKIYKQLNDYKKIAGIERNLGQDHNMIGNLDSAYYYYDLAEKNYSKASDMVGIADIYNSKSIVYLMKGYYNLALENALKAEKIYTDKKLSMDLNQNRLVIASVYGEMKDTVNAIDYHKKTLKFFENESQKRQYASTLNLILALQLPNKEKNDENKKLIDELVEISSSLKDESLIGDAQEKKAQFMLINGNVNEAKTIFESLLQKNDSYSLAYVNMYLGETLILLKDYTNALEHLNTSKIEADKNNLDALKPKIHKLMSLAYQAIGNFENGLKHYKIYKKLEDNISSTEINNRFSELQTIYETEKKEAEITLQEKEIKTLNVQAENDKLTKTLYGIGMFSFLSIAALLYFGFKQRIKKNKIEREKQEEMYKKEIAFKKKELASQTLHLVQKNTFIQELKENLEKIKKSPELFKVEFRRLVMLLKKESAEDKDWEVFKSYFSEVHNNFDNKIKAIAKDITEKEIRLASFLRMNLSTKEIASMLNVLPDSVLKSKYRLKKKLELSKEDDLTQFLNTL; via the coding sequence ATGATTTTTCGCATTATAGTACTTATTGTTCTCTGCTTTTCGTCATCGCTATTTGCACAAAGACAAGCAAAAATTGATAGCCTTAAAAAGGAACTTTCAAAATCTAAAATGAATATGCAGCGATTTCATATTCTTAATCACTTATGGAATGAAAATATCAATAACAGAATTGAAGAGTCTCTATCATTTTCAGAGGATATGATAAACCTTGGTGAGGTTCTTAAAATTGACACTATTATAGGATTTGGTCTGGAAAGGAAAGCTGTAACTTATTCTTACATGAACAAATTTGACAGCTCTAATGTTTACTTTAACAAAGCTTTGAAAATTTACAAACAACTCAATGACTACAAAAAAATAGCAGGAATAGAACGTAATCTAGGACAGGATCATAACATGATTGGAAATTTAGACAGTGCATACTACTATTATGATTTGGCAGAAAAAAATTATTCAAAAGCAAGTGATATGGTCGGCATTGCAGATATATACAATTCCAAATCTATTGTTTATTTAATGAAAGGCTATTATAATTTAGCCTTGGAAAATGCACTAAAAGCCGAAAAAATATACACTGACAAAAAATTATCTATGGATCTAAATCAAAATAGATTGGTTATTGCTAGTGTGTATGGGGAAATGAAGGATACTGTAAACGCCATAGACTATCATAAAAAAACACTAAAATTCTTTGAAAACGAAAGTCAGAAAAGACAGTATGCGAGTACGCTAAATTTAATTTTAGCCTTACAATTACCTAACAAAGAAAAAAATGATGAAAACAAAAAGCTTATAGATGAGCTTGTAGAAATTAGTAGTTCCTTAAAAGATGAAAGTCTTATTGGTGATGCGCAAGAAAAAAAAGCACAATTTATGTTGATAAACGGGAACGTAAATGAAGCTAAAACTATTTTTGAATCGCTACTACAAAAAAATGATAGTTATTCATTAGCATATGTAAATATGTATTTAGGCGAGACATTGATTTTACTTAAAGACTATACTAATGCCTTAGAGCATTTAAATACATCAAAAATTGAAGCTGATAAAAATAATCTTGATGCTCTAAAACCAAAAATTCACAAACTAATGTCACTAGCCTATCAAGCAATAGGTAATTTTGAAAATGGCTTGAAACATTACAAAATCTATAAAAAATTAGAAGATAATATCTCTAGTACTGAGATAAATAATCGTTTTTCCGAATTGCAAACTATTTACGAAACCGAAAAAAAAGAAGCTGAAATAACCTTACAAGAAAAGGAAATTAAGACTTTAAACGTTCAAGCAGAAAACGACAAACTTACCAAAACACTATACGGTATTGGTATGTTCTCTTTTTTATCTATTGCAGCTCTACTCTATTTTGGGTTTAAACAACGTATAAAAAAGAATAAAATAGAACGCGAAAAACAAGAAGAAATGTATAAAAAGGAAATTGCTTTTAAAAAGAAGGAGTTAGCCTCTCAAACGCTTCATCTTGTTCAAAAAAACACGTTTATACAAGAACTCAAAGAAAACTTAGAGAAGATTAAAAAATCACCAGAACTGTTTAAAGTAGAATTCAGAAGGCTTGTCATGCTCCTTAAAAAGGAAAGTGCAGAAGATAAAGATTGGGAGGTTTTTAAATCTTATTTCTCAGAAGTACACAATAATTTTGACAATAAAATTAAAGCCATTGCTAAGGATATTACGGAAAAAGAGATACGCTTAGCATCGTTTCTACGAATGAACTTATCAACTAAGGAAATCGCATCTATGTTAAACGTGTTACCAGATAGTGTGCTAAAATCAAAATACCGTTTAAAGAAAAAACTTGAGCTAAGCAAAGAAGATGATTTAACGCAATTTTTAAATACTTTGTAG